A stretch of Campylobacter showae DNA encodes these proteins:
- the mog gene encoding molybdopterin adenylyltransferase codes for MKAKIGILTLSDRASEGKYDDLSGAAIKEVLDGWITSEREYFYEVIPDEIELIKERLKHMIDVLDCDLVLTTGGTGPAPRDVTPEATEAVCEKMMPGFGELMRAASLKYVPTAILSRQTAGIRGHALIVNLPGQPKAIRECLEPVFPAIPYCIDLIGGAFIETDESVMKVFRPKQKKIS; via the coding sequence ATGAAGGCAAAAATAGGCATTTTGACGCTAAGCGACCGCGCTAGCGAAGGCAAATACGACGATCTATCGGGCGCGGCGATAAAAGAGGTTTTGGATGGCTGGATAACGAGCGAGCGCGAGTATTTTTACGAGGTGATTCCCGATGAGATCGAGCTCATAAAAGAGCGCCTAAAACACATGATAGACGTGCTAGACTGCGATCTAGTGCTAACGACGGGCGGCACGGGACCGGCTCCACGCGACGTGACGCCTGAGGCGACCGAGGCCGTATGCGAAAAGATGATGCCCGGCTTTGGCGAGCTAATGCGCGCAGCCAGCCTAAAATACGTCCCCACAGCGATCCTATCGCGCCAAACGGCCGGTATCAGAGGGCACGCGCTCATCGTAAATTTACCCGGCCAGCCAAAGGCGATCAGGGAGTGCTTGGAGCCCGTATTTCCTGCGATCCCGTACTGCATCGACCTAATCGGCGGCGCATTTATAGAGACTGATGAGAGCGTGATGAAGGTGTTTCGCCCGAAACAAAAGAAAATTTCATGA
- a CDS encoding MetQ/NlpA family ABC transporter substrate-binding protein: MQFSKILLGALLASGLYASDKTITVGASPVPHAEILEEVVKPILEKEGYKLDVKIFNDYVIPNLAVENGELDANYFQGLPYMKSFNKDKGTHIVPTVGVHVEPMGAYSKKIKSLSELKNGDIIAISNNAADSTRSINLLEKAGIVKAKEGEYKSPLDIIENPKNLKFKEMESAQTLRSLDDVALAFINVNYALDVGLKPTKDALILEDKDSPYTNYVATKAGNENNPKIKALDKAILTPEVKDFIVKRYQGAVIPSF; this comes from the coding sequence ATGCAATTTTCAAAAATACTTCTTGGCGCGCTTCTAGCTAGTGGCCTATATGCTAGCGACAAAACAATCACCGTAGGCGCATCTCCCGTGCCTCACGCCGAGATCTTAGAAGAGGTCGTAAAGCCGATCCTAGAAAAAGAAGGCTACAAGCTCGACGTTAAAATCTTTAACGACTATGTGATCCCAAACCTCGCCGTCGAAAACGGCGAACTCGACGCCAACTACTTCCAAGGCCTGCCGTATATGAAGTCGTTTAACAAAGACAAAGGCACTCACATCGTACCGACCGTGGGCGTACACGTCGAGCCTATGGGCGCGTATTCTAAAAAGATAAAAAGCCTTAGCGAGCTAAAAAACGGCGATATCATCGCTATCTCAAACAACGCTGCAGACTCGACGCGCTCTATAAATTTGCTCGAAAAAGCCGGCATCGTAAAGGCTAAAGAGGGCGAATACAAATCGCCGCTAGATATCATAGAAAATCCGAAAAATCTAAAATTTAAAGAGATGGAGTCCGCACAGACGCTACGCTCTTTAGATGACGTCGCGCTAGCGTTTATCAACGTAAACTACGCCCTAGACGTTGGCCTCAAACCGACAAAAGACGCGCTAATCCTCGAGGATAAGGATAGTCCGTACACCAACTACGTAGCGACCAAGGCCGGTAACGAAAATAACCCGAAAATCAAGGCTCTAGATAAAGCCATACTAACTCCCGAGGTTAAAGACTTTATCGTAAAGCGCTACCAAGGCGCGGTGATACCGAGCTTCTGA
- a CDS encoding MetQ/NlpA family ABC transporter substrate-binding protein: MKVFKILASLALAFNLYAADKDHTIVVAVSPVPHAEIMEFIKPALAKEGYDLVIKEINDYSIPNLATQDGDLDANFFQHWPYLKNHNETKGTTLITAAAIHLEPLGFYSKKIKSLIELKDGAKVAIAYDPTNGNRALNILQKAGLIELDKGAELATPKDIVKNPKHLNFVELEGAQIPRTLDEVDLAAISTNFVLDIGMNPKKDALAIEGTESPYANIIAVKAGNENSPKIKALVKAATSPETKEFILKRYNGAILPVF; this comes from the coding sequence ATGAAAGTTTTTAAAATTTTAGCAAGTTTGGCGCTAGCCTTTAACCTCTATGCAGCAGATAAAGATCACACTATCGTAGTAGCCGTCTCGCCCGTGCCTCACGCAGAGATCATGGAGTTTATCAAACCCGCTCTAGCAAAAGAGGGCTACGATCTAGTCATCAAGGAGATAAACGACTACTCGATCCCGAATTTAGCGACGCAAGACGGCGATTTGGACGCAAATTTCTTTCAGCACTGGCCGTATCTGAAAAATCACAATGAAACAAAAGGTACGACCTTGATAACCGCCGCGGCGATACACCTTGAGCCGCTGGGCTTTTACTCAAAAAAGATAAAGAGCCTAATCGAGCTAAAAGACGGCGCTAAAGTCGCGATCGCCTACGATCCGACCAACGGCAACAGAGCGCTAAATATACTGCAAAAAGCCGGCCTCATCGAGCTTGATAAGGGCGCTGAGCTAGCCACGCCAAAAGACATCGTGAAAAATCCGAAACACCTAAATTTCGTCGAGCTTGAGGGCGCGCAGATACCTCGTACACTGGACGAAGTCGATCTTGCCGCTATAAGCACAAATTTCGTCCTTGATATCGGTATGAATCCTAAAAAAGACGCGCTAGCTATCGAAGGTACTGAAAGCCCGTACGCCAACATCATCGCAGTCAAAGCGGGCAACGAAAATAGCCCGAAAATCAAAGCCCTCGTTAAAGCCGCAACCAGCCCCGAGACGAAAGAGTTTATCCTAAAAAGATACAACGGAGCGATCCTGCCGGTATTTTGA
- the mtaB gene encoding tRNA (N(6)-L-threonylcarbamoyladenosine(37)-C(2))-methylthiotransferase MtaB, which produces MKPNSNLTLQEPRREKVYFKTFGCRTNIYDTELMKSYVKDYDIVSDENEADIVVVNSCTVTNSADSGARSYINGIKKRGARVILTGCGAVSKGKELFNKSAVFGVIGASKKEDINALLKSQDPFFELGNLKSIDKNIVTNYENHTKAFIKIQEGCDFACSYCIIPAVRGKARSMDEEAILREAKILAYNGYNELVLTGTNIGSYGKDTGSSLGRLLGRLGKIGGIKRIRLGSIEPSQIDESFREILRESWLERHLHIALQHTSEAMLRIMRRRNQAFRDLELFLELSQMGFALGTDYIVGHPGESEEIWSEALDNFKKFPLTHLHCFAYSPRSGTHSADMKVDVNGDVAKARLKVLKQIVAENNFKFRQEHAKKCGSLNVLVEQLNGEFYEGFDQFYNKVKIKTDKQILKEWAVIDKFEVKSEGDYAQI; this is translated from the coding sequence ATGAAGCCTAACTCAAATTTGACCCTGCAAGAGCCGCGCCGAGAGAAGGTGTATTTTAAAACCTTCGGTTGTCGCACGAACATCTACGACACGGAGCTAATGAAAAGCTACGTCAAAGACTACGATATCGTTAGCGACGAAAACGAAGCCGACATCGTGGTAGTAAACTCCTGCACGGTCACAAACTCCGCCGATAGCGGTGCGCGCAGCTACATAAACGGCATAAAAAAACGCGGCGCTAGAGTGATACTAACGGGCTGCGGCGCTGTGAGCAAGGGCAAGGAGCTGTTTAACAAAAGCGCGGTTTTTGGCGTAATAGGAGCGAGTAAAAAAGAGGACATAAACGCGCTGCTAAAGTCGCAAGACCCGTTTTTCGAGCTTGGAAATTTAAAAAGTATCGACAAAAATATCGTAACCAACTACGAAAATCACACCAAAGCCTTTATCAAGATCCAAGAGGGCTGCGACTTTGCCTGCAGTTACTGTATCATCCCCGCCGTTCGCGGCAAGGCGCGCAGTATGGATGAGGAAGCTATTTTGCGTGAGGCTAAAATTTTAGCCTATAACGGCTACAACGAGCTAGTGCTAACCGGCACAAACATCGGTAGCTACGGCAAGGATACAGGTTCAAGCCTGGGTCGCTTGCTAGGACGGCTCGGTAAAATAGGCGGCATAAAGCGCATAAGGCTCGGTAGTATCGAGCCCAGCCAGATAGACGAGAGCTTTCGCGAAATCTTGCGCGAGAGCTGGCTGGAGCGGCACCTGCACATCGCGCTTCAGCACACGAGCGAGGCGATGCTGCGTATCATGAGACGGCGAAATCAAGCCTTTAGGGATTTGGAGCTGTTTTTGGAGCTTAGCCAGATGGGTTTTGCGCTAGGAACCGACTACATCGTGGGGCATCCTGGCGAGAGCGAGGAAATTTGGAGCGAGGCACTAGACAATTTTAAAAAATTTCCGCTCACGCATCTGCACTGCTTTGCGTATTCGCCGCGAAGTGGTACGCACTCGGCGGATATGAAAGTGGACGTTAACGGCGACGTGGCGAAGGCTAGACTTAAGGTTTTAAAGCAAATCGTAGCGGAGAATAATTTTAAATTTAGGCAAGAACACGCCAAAAAATGCGGTAGCCTAAACGTTTTAGTCGAACAGCTAAACGGTGAATTTTACGAAGGTTTCGATCAGTTTTATAACAAAGTAAAAATCAAAACGGATAAGCAAATTTTAAAAGAGTGGGCGGTCATAGATAAATTTGAAGTAAAAAGCGAGGGCGACTATGCGCAAATTTAA
- a CDS encoding MetQ/NlpA family ABC transporter substrate-binding protein: MKNLLKYSLVALSLTVAANAAEKIVVGATPVPHAEILEVVKPILAKDGFTLEIKEFNDYSTPNLATEDGDLDANYFQHLPYLEEFNKNKGTHLVKTVGVHLEPMGVYSKKIKDIKELKDGSTVAIPNDPTNESRALDVLASAGLIKLNDNPLKTPLDITENPKKLKFEEIETAQVPRTLDDVTIAVINTNYALNANLNPTKDALVLESKDSPYTNYVVVKVGNENSPKIKALDKAVTSPEVKKFIEAKYKGAIIPTF; encoded by the coding sequence ATGAAAAATCTACTCAAATACTCTCTAGTCGCTCTAAGCCTAACGGTCGCCGCAAATGCAGCCGAGAAAATCGTCGTAGGCGCTACGCCAGTTCCGCACGCTGAAATTTTAGAAGTCGTAAAACCTATCCTTGCAAAAGACGGCTTTACTCTTGAGATCAAAGAATTTAACGACTACTCTACTCCAAATTTAGCCACCGAAGACGGCGATCTAGACGCTAACTACTTCCAGCACCTACCGTATCTTGAGGAATTTAACAAAAACAAAGGCACTCATCTAGTTAAAACCGTAGGCGTTCACCTCGAGCCTATGGGCGTTTACTCTAAAAAGATAAAAGATATCAAAGAGCTAAAGGACGGCAGCACCGTAGCGATACCAAACGACCCGACAAACGAGAGCCGCGCGCTTGACGTGCTAGCTAGCGCAGGTCTGATCAAGCTAAACGACAACCCTCTAAAAACTCCGCTTGACATCACGGAAAATCCGAAAAAGCTAAAATTTGAAGAGATCGAGACCGCTCAAGTACCTCGCACACTTGATGACGTTACTATCGCCGTTATCAACACGAACTACGCTCTAAACGCCAACCTAAACCCAACCAAAGACGCGCTCGTGCTTGAGAGCAAAGATAGCCCGTACACCAACTACGTCGTGGTCAAAGTCGGCAACGAAAATAGCCCAAAAATCAAAGCTCTAGACAAAGCCGTCACGAGCCCCGAGGTAAAGAAATTTATCGAGGCAAAATATAAAGGCGCGATAATCCCGACGTTTTAA
- the aroB gene encoding 3-dehydroquinate synthase — MKIDIKFDGKPGYGVYINELKELKFDAKVAIVTNAKVGGLYLQNLLSRIDCPQKFVISVPDGEEYKNMQTIEAILEQLFVSRLDRSSVIIALGGGVVSDMAGFAASIFERGIKFINIPTTLLAQVDASVGGKTGVNNKFGKNLIGSFYQPSAVYCETEFLKTLEKHEFAAGLAEAVKMAVTFDEKIFSWMEDADLTDEANLQNLIYRCVQIKAAAVEADEREKGVRAVLNYGHTFAHVIENETNYKKYLHGEAVAIGMNMANSLAVKLGLMSEEQKARVAELLVKFGLPISYKVPNASSFYEAFFLDKKAENSAIKFILPRGIGDYEIQKDVPRELVMDVLREFE; from the coding sequence ATGAAAATAGATATAAAATTTGACGGCAAGCCGGGCTACGGCGTCTATATAAACGAGCTAAAAGAGCTTAAATTTGACGCTAAAGTCGCTATCGTTACAAACGCAAAAGTAGGCGGGCTTTATCTGCAAAATTTACTCTCACGCATAGATTGTCCGCAAAAATTCGTCATCAGCGTCCCAGACGGCGAAGAGTATAAAAATATGCAAACGATCGAGGCGATCTTAGAGCAGCTTTTTGTTAGCCGCCTTGACCGCAGCAGCGTGATCATCGCTCTTGGCGGCGGAGTGGTGAGCGATATGGCGGGCTTTGCGGCGAGCATTTTCGAGCGCGGGATCAAATTTATAAACATCCCGACTACTCTGCTAGCGCAAGTGGATGCTAGCGTGGGCGGAAAAACGGGTGTAAATAATAAATTTGGCAAAAATCTAATCGGCTCGTTTTATCAACCTAGCGCCGTTTACTGCGAGACCGAGTTTTTAAAGACGCTTGAAAAGCACGAATTTGCAGCAGGCCTCGCAGAGGCCGTAAAGATGGCCGTAACCTTTGACGAAAAAATATTTTCGTGGATGGAGGATGCAGATTTGACGGATGAGGCGAATTTGCAAAATTTGATCTACCGCTGCGTGCAGATAAAAGCCGCCGCCGTAGAGGCCGACGAACGCGAAAAGGGCGTGCGAGCGGTGCTAAACTACGGCCATACCTTCGCTCACGTGATAGAAAACGAAACGAACTATAAAAAATACCTGCACGGCGAGGCGGTGGCGATCGGGATGAATATGGCTAATTCGCTAGCGGTGAAGCTAGGCCTCATGAGCGAGGAGCAAAAGGCGCGCGTGGCGGAGTTGCTAGTTAAATTTGGCCTGCCGATAAGCTACAAGGTGCCAAACGCAAGCAGCTTTTACGAGGCTTTTTTCCTCGATAAAAAGGCGGAAAACTCAGCGATCAAATTTATCTTGCCGCGAGGTATCGGAGACTACGAGATACAAAAAGACGTGCCGCGCGAGCTCGTGATGGACGTTTTAAGAGAGTTTGAATGA
- a CDS encoding DedA family protein has protein sequence MLGDFINFIVQTVGEWGYAGIFLMMFLESSFFPFPSEVAMIPAGYLAHQGQMSLVLAWCAGTAGSLAGAVFNYYLCYFFGRELVLKYGKYVGITKVKMRKFEAFFKRHGEISTFNCRLIPGIRQYISLPAGLAKMNLFKFSLYTTLGAGIWVAILLAVGWYLGKNYDKSAFSHIVVALLAAVGLLTALYIFYVKRLSKKSKIGARELE, from the coding sequence ATGCTAGGCGATTTTATAAATTTTATCGTCCAAACCGTCGGCGAGTGGGGATATGCGGGCATATTTTTGATGATGTTTTTAGAGAGTTCGTTTTTCCCGTTTCCAAGCGAAGTGGCGATGATCCCGGCGGGATATCTAGCGCATCAAGGACAAATGAGCCTAGTGCTAGCGTGGTGCGCGGGTACGGCGGGCAGCCTCGCAGGAGCCGTATTTAACTACTATCTGTGCTACTTTTTTGGGCGCGAGCTCGTACTAAAATACGGCAAATACGTCGGCATAACGAAGGTAAAAATGCGCAAATTTGAGGCCTTTTTCAAAAGACACGGCGAGATCTCGACCTTTAACTGTCGCCTGATCCCTGGCATTCGCCAGTACATCAGCCTGCCTGCCGGCCTTGCTAAGATGAATCTTTTTAAATTTAGCCTCTACACGACGCTTGGTGCTGGTATCTGGGTCGCTATACTGCTAGCCGTGGGCTGGTATCTAGGCAAAAACTACGACAAGAGCGCGTTTAGCCACATTGTGGTCGCCCTACTCGCCGCCGTCGGCCTGCTGACTGCGCTTTATATTTTTTACGTAAAACGCCTAAGTAAAAAATCAAAAATCGGCGCACGAGAGCTAGAATAA
- a CDS encoding mechanosensitive ion channel domain-containing protein, with translation MRKILFILFFAIFAYSLDDIPSEFNATKEAQLSELNASLAFIEDELADNIWATRYSNYNTFQKLSAELDEIEAAIKKQAKNTEKVLELQKKQSTLKEQIELLREFQKAPFSSMITAPEIEILQKITNPVAVISGFSHIKQLRSEKDEYKRRLDGLSKTTDELARKEQILTQIVNLSDDARFQAELAEARQELAEFNAAADIAKTTYGVYEKRVNEAINRTSEDIKAQMKKALDIGIFIVVVIGLSFLFKFIIKKTITDNERLYTANKFINLVNITLIIMILLFAYIENVTYLVTVLGFASAGIAIAMKDMFMSMLGWTVIVFGGSFHVGDRIKVRKDGEDVVGDIIDISLLRMTIYEDVTIVTVNSNRRAGRIIFVPNNYIFTDLIANYSHHGMKTVWDGIDVVCSFDSNHKKAAHIIKDIARKYSKGYTEIAKKQMSKLRNQYSIKNPNVEPRVFTFIEPYGVKISVWYMANTFATLSLRSTISAEIMEAIASHDDIVIAYPTQTLYMDRRVKAGESKPMGEGGEEKHEA, from the coding sequence ATGAGAAAAATTTTATTTATTTTATTTTTTGCGATCTTTGCTTATTCGCTTGATGATATTCCTAGCGAATTTAACGCGACAAAAGAAGCTCAGCTATCCGAACTAAACGCGTCTTTGGCCTTTATCGAGGACGAGCTAGCCGATAACATCTGGGCGACTCGCTACTCAAACTACAACACCTTTCAAAAGCTAAGCGCGGAGCTCGACGAAATCGAAGCAGCGATAAAAAAACAGGCAAAAAATACCGAAAAAGTACTCGAGCTACAAAAAAAACAAAGTACGCTAAAAGAGCAGATCGAACTTCTAAGAGAGTTTCAAAAAGCGCCGTTTTCTAGCATGATAACGGCTCCCGAGATAGAAATTTTACAAAAGATAACCAATCCCGTCGCCGTGATCTCGGGCTTTTCGCACATAAAGCAGCTCAGAAGCGAAAAAGACGAGTATAAACGCCGACTAGACGGGCTTTCTAAGACGACCGACGAGTTAGCTAGAAAAGAGCAAATTTTAACCCAGATCGTAAATTTGAGCGACGACGCGCGCTTTCAAGCAGAGCTTGCCGAGGCTAGGCAGGAGCTAGCGGAATTTAACGCCGCGGCCGACATCGCAAAGACCACCTACGGTGTGTACGAAAAGCGCGTAAACGAAGCGATAAACCGCACTAGCGAGGACATCAAGGCGCAGATGAAAAAGGCGCTTGATATCGGTATATTTATCGTCGTTGTTATCGGACTTTCGTTTTTGTTTAAATTTATCATTAAAAAGACGATCACCGACAACGAGCGCCTCTATACGGCAAATAAATTTATAAATCTCGTAAACATCACGCTCATTATCATGATCTTGCTTTTTGCCTATATCGAAAACGTGACCTATCTCGTCACGGTGCTGGGCTTTGCGTCCGCTGGTATTGCGATTGCCATGAAAGATATGTTTATGAGTATGCTCGGCTGGACGGTCATCGTTTTTGGCGGTAGTTTTCACGTCGGCGACCGCATCAAGGTGCGCAAGGACGGAGAGGACGTCGTGGGCGACATCATCGATATCTCGCTGCTTAGGATGACTATTTACGAGGATGTCACGATCGTCACGGTAAACTCAAACCGCAGAGCCGGGCGCATTATATTTGTACCGAACAACTATATCTTCACCGATCTGATCGCAAACTACTCGCACCACGGCATGAAGACCGTCTGGGACGGCATCGACGTCGTTTGTAGCTTTGATTCTAACCACAAAAAAGCCGCTCACATCATCAAAGATATCGCGCGAAAATACTCTAAAGGCTACACGGAAATCGCCAAAAAACAAATGAGCAAGCTGCGAAATCAATACAGTATAAAAAATCCAAACGTCGAGCCGCGCGTGTTTACCTTTATCGAGCCTTACGGTGTGAAAATTTCAGTCTGGTACATGGCAAACACATTTGCCACGCTATCTTTGCGAAGCACGATAAGTGCGGAGATAATGGAAGCTATAGCTAGCCACGACGACATCGTTATAGCCTATCCGACGCAGACTTTATATATGGATAGGCGCGTAAAAGCCGGCGAGTCAAAGCCGATGGGCGAAGGCGGCGAGGAGAAGCATGAAGCCTAA
- a CDS encoding methionine ABC transporter permease, producing MFGIDFSKFPDVFERILLPAIGETLYMSVVSTLLAFLIGLVPAILLVLSAQDGLKPNKPLFIALDITVNTLRSFPFIILIIVLFPLTRLIVGTSIGTSAAIVPLTIGAAPFIARLIESALKEVDKGIIEAARSFGSSNFQIIFKVMFVEALPGIVASITLTLIVIIGFSAMAGAVGGGGLGSVAINYGYQRFRPDIMLYTVVILIIMVQIFQSLGNFIYKITKK from the coding sequence ATGTTTGGCATAGATTTTTCTAAATTTCCCGACGTTTTCGAGCGCATTTTGCTCCCGGCTATCGGCGAGACGCTTTATATGAGCGTAGTTTCGACGCTTTTAGCGTTTCTCATAGGTCTAGTGCCCGCTATCTTGCTCGTTCTTTCCGCGCAAGACGGCCTAAAGCCAAACAAACCGCTATTTATAGCGCTTGATATCACGGTAAATACGCTAAGGAGCTTTCCTTTTATCATCCTCATCATCGTGCTTTTCCCGCTCACGCGCCTGATCGTAGGCACCAGTATCGGTACCAGCGCGGCTATTGTTCCGCTTACTATCGGTGCGGCGCCGTTTATCGCCAGGCTGATCGAGAGCGCGCTAAAAGAGGTCGATAAAGGCATCATCGAAGCTGCTAGAAGCTTTGGTAGCTCAAATTTTCAGATCATTTTTAAGGTGATGTTCGTTGAGGCATTGCCCGGCATCGTGGCCTCTATCACGCTTACGCTTATCGTTATCATCGGCTTTTCGGCGATGGCGGGCGCGGTCGGCGGCGGCGGGCTAGGATCTGTTGCGATAAACTACGGCTATCAGAGATTTCGCCCCGATATCATGCTTTATACCGTCGTGATTTTAATCATAATGGTTCAAATTTTCCAATCATTAGGAAATTTTATTTATAAGATCACAAAGAAATGA
- a CDS encoding AAA family ATPase, whose amino-acid sequence MRKFKLNKQKIIVILTAILAVLLAVAVGRNQPKNIMYESYEKLLEGDMIASATVNGGELELTTKGGNKYIIVKDGVDMRALVQKVPIDLKKETPVLDEILAVLALLVICFGGLAIYARFKKQKLAAQNENQKANVYEYDNIAASSVAPAISNVKFDDVAGIKDVKFELSEIVDFLKNPTKYKKFGIKMPKGVLMVGPPGVGKTLVAKAVAGEAGVPFFYQSGASFVQIYVGMGAKRVHELFLKAKAYAPSIIFIDEIDAVGKVRGGNRNDEREATLNQLLTEMDGFEDNSGVIVIAATNRIEMIDEALLRSGRFDRRIFLSMPDFTDRVEILKSYLKDKNTSVEPQDVARISVGFSGAALSTLVNEAAINALRRGGEIIEFSDFESVLNKVLLGKRRILSYNDEEKRIQALYQGAKALAAYWFGIEFEKISLVEEQFMRPEREIESRSQMFARIKVCLAGMSALKMVKDDTFSNSNADIQKAREIAQNMVFEYGMGHTFTPSAAEAEELLQEAYAEVGTFLAGMKTQLERICEHIEIFESIDKDALGKIIKEYYN is encoded by the coding sequence ATGCGCAAATTTAAGCTAAATAAACAAAAGATCATCGTGATTTTGACGGCTATTTTGGCGGTTTTGCTAGCCGTTGCGGTGGGTAGAAATCAACCCAAAAACATAATGTACGAAAGCTATGAAAAGCTGCTAGAAGGCGACATGATCGCAAGCGCGACCGTAAACGGCGGCGAGCTGGAGCTCACTACTAAAGGCGGTAACAAATATATCATCGTAAAAGATGGCGTAGATATGCGCGCTCTAGTGCAAAAAGTACCCATCGATCTAAAAAAAGAGACGCCCGTGCTGGATGAAATTTTAGCCGTGCTAGCGCTGCTTGTTATCTGCTTTGGGGGGCTTGCGATTTATGCTAGGTTTAAAAAACAAAAACTAGCCGCTCAAAACGAAAATCAAAAAGCAAACGTCTATGAGTACGACAATATCGCCGCTAGCTCGGTGGCGCCTGCTATCTCAAATGTCAAATTTGACGACGTGGCGGGTATAAAAGACGTCAAATTTGAGCTAAGCGAGATCGTGGATTTTCTAAAAAATCCGACGAAATATAAAAAATTCGGCATCAAAATGCCAAAAGGCGTGCTGATGGTGGGGCCTCCTGGCGTGGGTAAAACGCTAGTAGCAAAGGCCGTCGCGGGCGAGGCGGGAGTGCCGTTTTTTTACCAAAGCGGCGCGAGTTTCGTGCAAATTTACGTCGGTATGGGCGCAAAACGCGTGCATGAGCTGTTTTTAAAGGCTAAAGCCTATGCGCCGTCTATCATCTTTATCGACGAGATCGACGCCGTGGGCAAGGTGCGCGGCGGCAACCGAAACGACGAGCGCGAGGCTACGCTAAATCAGCTACTTACCGAGATGGACGGCTTTGAGGACAACTCGGGCGTCATCGTGATCGCCGCGACCAACCGTATCGAGATGATAGACGAGGCGCTGCTACGCTCGGGGCGATTTGATAGGCGCATATTCCTTTCGATGCCCGATTTTACCGATAGAGTCGAGATTTTAAAGTCTTATCTAAAAGATAAAAATACTAGCGTAGAGCCCCAAGACGTGGCGCGTATCAGCGTCGGTTTTAGCGGGGCGGCTCTTTCCACGCTGGTAAATGAAGCTGCGATAAACGCGCTAAGACGCGGCGGCGAGATAATCGAATTTAGCGATTTTGAAAGCGTTTTAAACAAAGTCTTGCTCGGTAAAAGAAGGATTTTAAGCTACAACGACGAGGAAAAGCGCATTCAGGCGCTATATCAGGGCGCAAAGGCTTTGGCTGCGTATTGGTTCGGGATAGAATTTGAAAAAATTTCGCTCGTCGAGGAGCAGTTTATGCGCCCCGAGCGAGAGATAGAGTCGCGCTCGCAGATGTTTGCGCGTATCAAGGTCTGTTTGGCGGGCATGAGCGCGCTAAAGATGGTCAAAGACGATACTTTTTCAAACTCTAACGCCGACATCCAAAAGGCTCGCGAGATCGCGCAAAATATGGTCTTTGAGTACGGTATGGGGCATACCTTTACGCCAAGCGCGGCTGAGGCCGAGGAGTTACTGCAAGAGGCATACGCCGAGGTCGGAACGTTTTTAGCAGGCATGAAAACGCAACTAGAGCGTATTTGCGAGCATATCGAGATTTTTGAGAGTATCGATAAAGACGCGCTGGGCAAGATAATAAAAGAGTATTACAACTAA